Sequence from the Balearica regulorum gibbericeps isolate bBalReg1 chromosome 15, bBalReg1.pri, whole genome shotgun sequence genome:
AGACGCAGCAAGAGCTCCTGCGTGGCCGGGGGGTCGCTCAGGCTGGGCAGCTCGAATCAGATCCACAAGCCGAGGTCTgggctcctctgctgctggacGTGGGCCACAAGCGAGCATCACGGCACGGTGTCTGTCCTTCGGCACTGGGGGCTCGGTGGGAGCCTCCCATCTCAGACAAATCCACGTCTGTTCCCTGCGGGTGGGCTGGCACCAGGAAGCCCGACCGCAGGCGGCAGCGTGATTTCTTCCCCCGGTCAATGTTTAACCAGGGTGTTTATCCAGAGTGAAAGAGCCGCAGTGTGAGGGCAAGAGGGGCTCGGGCAGACAAACATCCTTCTGATGCTGTTCCCAGAGCacactctgatttttttccctgtgcccCCAAAGCACTGGCGCCAGCCAGGGCTGATAGCACCCCGGTGAGCACGTGCACGACGTCTGCAGAGCCTTCAGTGGCCCTTGCGGACCAGGTAGTACCCTGCGCTTCCCCAGGCTTTTCATCACGTGGGGGCATGAGCATCCGTGTCCTCCCCAGCCCTAAATCACGGCAATTACCACCTCATTAGTTACAGGTGCCGGCAGCATCAGTGCCCCACGCATGCCCTGCTCCTGAGCAGCATCTCCATCCCAATGGGCATGAAGAATCTGGAAAACGCCAGACAGTGTCCCAGCTCTGTGGCAGATCCATGTGCCGATAAAACCACGGTGCAGACCCATGGTCAGGCCTGATGCAAATTTAATTGAATGGGAATGAGATGTATTTTATGTCCTTAAAGCACATTAAGTGCTTGGAAGTTAATTGGTATTTAATTAGCATAAATTAAGCTCTTTAATAATACTCAGGGAAAAACAACACGGTATTACAGATACTTTATTAAAAGTCACcctgacaaattaaaaatgaatgtgcCGAATACATCAACAGCAGAACAGGGAATCACATGCAGCCATGCATGGGCCATcccccacctcctgcctcccttGCCTGCACCTGGGGCCCACGAGCAGCAGTCAGCATCATCACCGCCCCAGTGGGACCGCAGCCCCACACCTGCTGGGAGAAGGGTCCTGGAGCCGCGgtgcagcagggagctggccctgtgcagaggcagctgcagccaTAAGCGTGCTTCCTGCGGCGTCGCAGGGCCGTGCTTCCTCTCAAAAGGGGAAGGTGGGCGCCTGTCTCGCCCGAGtgtggcagctgcctgcagccccgcTCTGGCAGAGGTCCGCACCCCGAGCAGGGGCCAGGGCAGGTTGGGGCCCCCACGGTGgttccccacagcccccagaCCCCACCAGAACCCACTCTCATGGCcctcaaggtccctctggggAGGAAGCAGCGACTTTGCTCATTTGGTTTGGCGTTTTTTGTGGCGTTGCCATGACAACCGTCCTAGTGACATCTTCATGCTATTTGTCTCCTTCTGTGAGTTGcatcattttccttcctgaatgAACAGCTGCCTGTGCCCCAGCTCACCTGGGGTCTGCGCTGCCCACCACGGGGTACCAcatccccctgcccagccccgggAGAGCTGCCCAGGGGAAGGGTTGCAGGCAATTCTGGCATTTCCTCACTTCACCATCTCCACAGCCTTGTCCTTTCTAAAAAAGAATAcagctttgtgtgtgtgcgtgcatgtgtggGTCACCTCCtgggctggaaaaaaaagaaagcaagctgaaaagaCAGAGGTGACATTGTGCAGGActctgccagccccacaggGACATCAGAAGGCCAGGAACATCCTCCCTGCCACAGCAAcagcttttctgcctctgtgtGGAGCAGCCCAGGAGGAAGGGTAGGAAGCACTTGCTTTGCCCAGGGGTTTCCTGGCCCTTTCCCACTCCcatctccccctgccctccagccccaTTTGTGGGCTGGTgccccagtgctgggctgggcagggtgggcagccccgctgcaggagggcacagctctcccagcacagccccttccccagggccaGCCCAGGGGCACCTCAGAGCCACACGTGTAGGGGCTGGGAAAGCAACATTTCCCAAgttaaaaatctgcaaaattaGGAGTCACTCAACCCAGGTAAGGTGAGGGGTTCCTGGCTGGGGCTGGAATACTCACAATGACACTCGTGTGCCAGTTCACCACCCAACAAGCCCTCCAAGCAGCGGGGACGGGGTCCCTATGAATCCCCCCGACAGGGGAGACTGGAGGTTCCGCACCATGAgtcagggcagagctgccgtAGGGGACGGATACCCGGCTGACGTAAAGCTGCTGCGCTGGTTCCTCTCCCTGTGCCCACACAGCTCCATCACTCTCCTTCTGCCAACTCCTCCTGCTTGTGGCAGCAGCTCTCTCTGCCAAAGCAGCCCCGTCCGCTCGCCCCCCAGCACTCATCCTCTGGCAGGGGAGGAACAGACCCACCCTGAACTCTCGGCTGGTGCTTCACCCCCTGGCCCTCCTGATGCTGAGAGGGGCCAGAAATCGGACTGCCACCAAAGCTCCCTTCTCCTGTCACCCTCTTCTATGTGGCAGGCCACAGGCAAGACCTGCTCAGCATTATCCCGGACCTGCATGAGGGACAGGAGCTGAGCCATGGCACAAGCCGGGGAGCGGGCTCCCATGGAGGAGCATCCTGCCATGCTGGATCATTGGCTCCCTGGGAGATGCTTGAATGGGAGACAAATGCAGGAGCCAGTGTAGGGCAGAACACAGAGCCTTGCAGCACCCACCGCTGCGTTCGGGGCTGAGGAGCTCCTGCAGGTGTGTGCCAGGGTGGAGGGAGCTAGCTGCATCAGTCCTCAGAATTAATAGTGTCATGAAGAAGTTAGAAAGTGATTACTGTAAGTGCTGGGGAGCGATGCCACACAGTCCCCAGGCATGGCTGCTTGACTCAGCTTCTTGCCACCTTAGCAGGATTACAGCAGGCTCCTCGCAAGGCCTTCGGGAACCAGCAGCTCTCACCACGTGCCCTGGGGAGCTGGACAGGCTGCTGGCCACAGCCACATACACTGAACCTTCTGAGCACGGGGCAGTGGTGCCCACCCCAGAGGGCACAGGGCTCCCAGGTACCACCGATACCCAGGCACAGCCCTGGAGGGACAGACAGTGTGCACGGCTGATGCCGGAGGAGGCTGGAACCTCgtgggagctggcagaggtCAGAGGATGCTCCTGGTGAGCTGGgtcctgcagccacagcagggGCTGGCAGAGACCTGGGAACCGGGGTGGAAGCAGTGCTGCCCGGCCCTGCCACCGACACAGGGCTGCCTGGTTCAGCTGGGCTGCCTTCCATCATCCCTGCAGCATCACATGAACCTTTTCCCAAGCACGAGCTGCCTAGGGGATGCAGAGAGGCGGAGGgatggtgaggagcaggggcaGTGGGCTTCACGttggctgtgctgagctgcaCCAGCTGCCCGCGGCAGGTCAGCGATGACAGCACGCACGTGGCCCCGTGCCTGGCATCACTTCAGGAGCAGACGGGTTGTCCGGTCACCGATCAGGAGCCTTTGGGGAGgtagaagagagagagaaactcGGGATTAGTGTCTTTGCCATTGCAAGCGTGCATCAGAAACCCAGCAACAGCCCAGCGCCAGCCTGAGCCTGGATTTGCCCCACGAGAAGACACAGATGGAGCAAACATGCGGATTTGGAGACAGGTTGGATCTTTGCTGTCACCCTGTCCTcatgggaaggagaagggccTCCAGCCCTTGGACACCTCTCTGGAAAAGCGGCTGCTTGCAGCCTTGACCCAGggagcagggaagcagctgGGCAGCGTGCAGGGCAAAGCCCCTGGGGATGTGGCAGGGTGGGAAAGGGGGGGGTCAGCCTGCAAGGGTCTGCTCTCCCTACCTCTGCGGGCGTCACGTACCTCACCAGCACGCCGACAAGGAGGGCAGCGATCATGGGCCCTACCCAGTAAACCCAGTGATAGTCCCAGTAGTTTGCTACCAGAGCTGGCCCGAAGGCTCTGGCAGGATTCATGCAGGCTCCGGACACACCACCTCTGAAAGAGGAACAAACCAGCTGCGTCAGCCCTGCGGGACACAAGACCAGCACCCGTCCCCCTTGCTGCCTGGACAGGACCATggaggggagggctgggcaggggggcagcAGCGTACCCCTCCTGGGGCTCCCTGCTGGAGGTCTGGCCCTGGTCTGGGTGTTCAGCAGGTTCAGACCACCCCAGGCCCCCTCCAGGCACAGCTGCTCAGTGCCTGGGGACAGTTGGCTTCCGCAGCGTAACGATGCCCAGACCCGAgcggctgctgtgctgcagtgcaGGGACCAGCCTGGCCCCGACAGCCCACGGCGGCTGCTCACCGGCGGGCACCTGCCTTTGCTCACGAGTGTTTGCAAGCTACTGGGGAAAACCCAACGCGTGGGGATGAAGCACAAATGCCAAATCTATTTTGGGGCTTACTGGGAGATGAGCTTTTAAACAGGGAAAGCTCTGCGCCACGTGTAGGTAGCGGAGCGGGGCAGGAGAGACAGACAATAGCATTTACAGGTTAAAGAAAACTGCAACAGATAAATATTTGCACACAAGGTTTGTGCAGTGTTTAAATAAGAGCTCTGAATCCCGCTAGAGGGGGCACTGCCTTAACTAAACAATCCATTAACATTCATAATTGTGTGCGCTCGTTATCTGATTGCAGTGGCACAAGACCCAGGCTGCTCGCCTGAAACGCCTGCCTGCGCCGAGGCTGAGCTTGGCAGCGTTTCCAGCAACCGCGAGGACACGCAGCGAGGAACAGCTCCAGATAAACCCTCTCCTGTTTGCTCAGGGCTTCCTACAACAAACACCACCCGCGCAGCCCTTCGGGTTTATCAGCCTATAACAGGTACTTGTAAAGGCTGCTTTGGCTCAACTGCCACGCGCTGGGCTCGAGCCGCCGGCCTCTCCTGCACCCGGCTGGACTGCgcccagcagctctccccaaAAACGTCAGAGGGGCCGGTGGGCTCATTCACCAGCCTCAGCAGTTTCCCTGGCCAGCAGGTCCTGTGCTGTGTGGCGAGGGGGCacgtcccgtcccgtcccatCCCACCCCTGGCACGAGCACTCTCCCCTCCTTGGTGCATgcaggatgcagcagcagcggtgccggccggggagggagcaggggagcCCTGATGCAGGGAGCTGGTGCTTAGAGCTCGGCTCTGCTCAGCCAGCACCATCCCCGCAGCCCATGGTCGCATCCTGACCCCTTGCTCAAGGCACCCTGTCCGctgacagcagctgctggagcagatggcATCAGCTGGCCCGTGGGAACACACACAGGGAGAGGACTCGCGAGCTCACCCCGCCAGGATGTCGACCGTGACCGTGAAGCCGATGCAGAAAGGTGCCAGCGGGGTCTTGGTCTTCCCATTGATGGCGCCCATGCAGACCACAAGGACCAGGAAGGTGGTCATGACGATCTCGCCCACGAGGACGGAGGGGATCTGCTCGTCAGCCGTGATGCTGCTGAAGGCTCCTCCGCTGGCATTCACGTACCGCTCGCTCGCCGCCACGGCCTGCGCGGGGGGAGCCCTGTTTATGCCATCCACACTCCATATTGTAGGCTTTAACGGGCATATGTGCTCACTGTCAGGACAGCGTGGGCGGGCGTAGCATCAGGTTAAAGAGGAGCTAATCTCATCACTTTCCTCCTGAAAGCCAGCCCTAAGCGCCTGGCAAATATAAACTCATTAGCGAAGGCTCTTAGTGTCTCCTGAGATAATGAGCCAGCCACCGAGAGCAGGGATGAGCCTCACCCAGCCGCCGAGGGGTTTGCAGCGGCCAAACGGCACCGTGCTGCTGCGTACGGGCTGCCCGGACGCTGGGAACAGGCAGCACCAAATGTAAATTGACCTTACAGCGCAGTGCCGCAAGTAGAAGCGCAGGCAAACGCTGTGTGTGAAAATGGCTGGAGCTGCGGAGGTACCCCACATCGTTCTGTGCTTAATTAGTGTGCCACAGCAAACCTCTGGAGAGCAGCTGCCATCGAGAAATAATTAGCTGGGCCCCAGAGCACCATGCAGAGGTGGTACCCCAACATCTGCACGGCACTGCCAGACCCGAGCCTGTAGCAGGGGGCGAGTTGTCTGAGCCCTGCAGTCAGACCGTGAAAGACCTGGGAGGAACTGGGCGCCCTGGCCCCGAGCGCCAGACAAGCCCCGTGCCCACGCAGCAAACCTCTGAGCCATATCACCTTGCGAGAGATCAGCGCTTTTAACTACATGCAGAACCAACGCGCCGAATCCCCCTTGCCCTCCCCATGGCGCGCGCTGCTGCCAGAGACCCCGGGGCTGCGCAGCAGGTTGGGGCTGGCCAGGCCAGCTCTGGCAGAGCATGGGGAGTCCCCGCACCCCAGCCCTGGTTAAAGAGACTCCCCGGCTGTCTGTACCTTTGCCAGGCCGGCTCCTATCATCCCTCCGCAGAGCTGGGAGACCCAGTAAGGAATGAGCATCGTCATGTTCAGTCCACCGACCAGCCACACGCCCAAGGACACGGCAGGGTTGAAGTGGCCTCCGctgcaaaggagagagaagcacCAGTGAGGGGTTCACCCCCAGGGTAGGGTTCACCCCCAGCACAGGGGGTTTGGTCCTGGGGGCTTGAGTCCTGTGCTCGCCATGGGCTGGAActacaaatgctttttcagtCCTTCCCGTGAGAAGGTGCTGTGCACCGCAGAAGAGCGGAATCCAgccatttcctttctctgcagttaCTGCTTTGAAGCGGCAGCATCTTCACGCTGGATACCCAACCCCTCCTACAGtgctggcaggggcaggagctgctgtggtACAGTTTGAGGGATGGCGTTTGGGGCTGGGTCTCCGGAGACCCCCAGGTGCTTCCAGGAGCTGCCACAGCGCTGCCAGGGGAGGTGCAGGGAGAAGGGGTCTCTCCCGGCGTTCCAGGGTGCTGCAGGCTGTGGAGTGCACCAAGCCCTGCCCAAGGCCCTGGTACGGGGGGGTTACACCGCTCCCCCGGCCCCCACCCCAGCAAGAGCTTTGcctgtggcagcagcacagcccggCCACCAGCGCTCTCTGGAGCGGCTCCTCTGGGGGCAAAGACTCCGTGAGGAAAGTCATTCCCCTTTACATCCTTGTGGCAGccatccctgctgctctggCGTAGGAGAGGCGCTTGCAGAGCCAGTACCCAGCCTGGCAGGACACACACGTCCCTGGGAAGGAACGGGACAagtgctgtggggcagggctgaAGCCACCTCCTGGCCACACCGGCGCTGCGGGACTCTGCCGGGATTTTCAGGGTTTATCTCCCTCTGCTCAATGCAAATGCAAAGGCACTGAGGTCTCCCCgcatccctggctgctgcccaccacctccctgggaaaggctggcagcagccagcgCTCGCCTCGTTACACGACCTAAATCATTCATCATGAAGACCAGATGTAAGACAAACTCAGATACCttctaattaaaacagattACCATGGGACACGCATTAATGAACAAGTTTCATAACCAATCAGCCCTAATAATAATTGCTGGTGAAGGCAATGAGTCAGAGTGTCTAGGAACTATAATTACATCTTATTCTTCAGCTGTAATTAAGGACCCATCATACAAGAGCAAGAAGTTTTGTTGTTTAGGCTAGCAAACGTCTCAGCTGGACGGGGCTCTGGCTGCAAATGCCCTGGGAAGGTGGGAGCCCAGGAGCTAAAGGAGGACCTATCTCCAAATAAACCCTGGTCGGAGCATTCGGCAGCCCACAGCGTGGACGACAGCCCAGCCAGCGAGCACTCATCCTGAGCCAGGCTCCTCTCCAGGCACAAATCTCTGTAAACCTGACTTTAGACTAAAACATCTCCCTGCCCTGAGCTGGCTCCTCCTTGCTTCAGAGCTAACAGGGTACCCCTGGGACCCCCGAGacacctctgcagcccctcaTCACAAAGCCTTCCTGGCTTCGCTGTGCCAAGGGTTTGGGGTGCAGCGGGTGCCTGGCTCGGCTGGCACACACCCCCCGGGTCACTGAGCCCTGATTACACGAGCCTCACCCCTGGCGTTATCCCTCCTAATCAAGCACTGGTGATTTATCAGTCACTTTGCTCTGGACTCCAGGACTCACACGTGCGCCCGACCGAGCCACCCTCCTGGCCGGGGGAGGTTTGTGTCCCAGCCCGGCGCCATCCCGTCCCTGGGCTGCACGGAGCCAACCGGAGAGAAGGGAATTAAACTCTGCAGGGACCGTTTCAGCTTCTCCCTTCAGGATAAATCTATATCTTAGCATCAGACGACACCATTTTCAACAAGCACGTTTGTCTAAATGTTGCTTTTGAGGAATTGAAGACATTTGTAAATGGAATCTAaatttttcacctgaaaataCATAGGGGAGTAGCATACTCaggtcaaaatatttcattctgacatccttttaaaaggaaatgtcgCAGCTTCTCAAAGGAACGCTTCTGTTTCAGCTTTGACCGTTTTTATTAAAAGaggctaaaaataaaacattgcaaTCAAAAGCCAATCGAACTCCCCCGAACCCAAGGCGTTATGGATGGCCACCACCTAAACAGCCACGCTGTTAACCAAGAGGCTCGACGACAGCGCAACGTTGCTGCGGTCACCGATATTTGGGCAGGAAAGATCCTAAAGGCAGCGCGTGGGGAGACACGAGCATCTCCTCCTGTCCACACATGGAAACCGTGCgggtgctgcagcagggaccCTGCCACCACTGGCGAGGGGGTgcggaggaggtgggggggagcaCGTGCAGCCCCATGTGCCAGCCCCCCCTTACCTGATGTCTCCCAGGATGGCGATGGTGAGCCCCAGGGCCAGTCCGTGTGCCAGCGCGGGCTGCAGCCTCCCCGCACCCTCCGCATCCTCGACCACGGAGAGGCAGCCGATGAAGATGAAGAGCGCGCTGCCCAGCAGCTCGGCCACGCAGGGCTGGACGTAGAGCTCATACCAGTGAGGCTGCAAGGACTTGGGCTTGATGTCGACGTCCACCCTTGCCTCCTTCGCTGGGGGGTGACCGTGCTCGGCAGCAGCCATGAGTGGGGCTGGAACAaagcaggcagagccccagTGACAGCCAGTCCCGTGGGCACGATTGAGGGGATGCTGCAGAACAGAAGGCTTGAGAAACTGGAGATGCTGGCTCAGGTCTCTGAGGGGTCCTGGTACAGGGACGAGGACCCTCGAGGAGCACCCCGCTTGTCCTGCTGAAAGGCTGGCAGGCTCCCCTTGACCTATATGAAGACATAGTGGATGGGAGGCTCTAAAAAATGGATTGGATTTgcattgctaaaaaaaaaaaaaaaaaaaaggggcaatAAAAGCTGATAGGCCAGCCCCCAGGAATATAAAAGCTCTTTATCACTGCTGTTCCTTGGTTcaaggctttgtttttttttccccgtggtgttttttgttgttgttgttgttttaggGTTTTCTGCCAAGACTCAGGACATGATTCCTTTCGTGTAGATACCCGGAATGCTGCCACCTGCGTGAAGCCCAGCTGGCCTGCTTTACTGGGCAGCTTCTACCTGCTTGTGCTGCCAAAAAGTAGCATGTGCCTGAAGGACCACAACATCGCATGCATGGGGGCATGCACCGATCCAGCTGCGCCCTGGGAAGTGACCAATGTAGCTctagggagggaaaaaaacactcCTTGCCAAGGCTTAGCTCtctaagaaaattaagtctaaGCCCAGGTGTAACACAACAGAGCAGTGCCCTTCCTGGCACAGTGCAACTCAGAGCCCTGAAACGCATGCGGAAGGGGATGCACATGGAGCAAGGCGGGAGGCTGCACCCCAGGAACAAGGTACTGCGCTGACACGGGGGGGGAGGCAAACCGAAGCCCCTCAGAGCCAGCCCAGGACTTGGAGCAGTGTTTGGGGTCAGGCGGGGAGGGCAGATGCCTCCTCCTAAAACTGCTGGATGTTGGTACCCTCATGCCTGGCAAACATGGGATTTACTTTGTGTTACTACAGTAACACTTAAGGGGCTTTAAAATCTTAAAGACAGGACAAACATGTAGAGACCTATGGCCAAACCTCTTCCTACAGACCCCAGAGAGCAGGTGCAGTAACTGATTTGCCTTGAGTTGCCAGAGGAGCCTGCCTGAACTGCAGCCAAAGCCTCTAACCCTCAGCCCACACCCTGCCCAGAGCTCCCGAAGCAGgaccagccagctctgctggtcTGCATCCCCCTTGCACCGCTTTCAAATAAAAGATTGCCAGCAAGGGTGCGCAAGGATCCTCTGGCAGTTTTGAAAGCTGTCGTTGATCCAATACTTCACCCAAAACCTCCTCAGACCCCCACTGCACCCCGTAAGGGATCACCGACCAGAAAACCAGATTGAAGGCACAGCAGAGGCTGCGGAGCTGCAGCCCGGCAGGGGACACTGGGCATCGCTGCCCCGCTCACGCACCATCGGGCACACCAGAAACGGGTCTGACGATGCAAATGCTCAGGTCCCTGCAGCGCAGcttgcacagagcagcaggggTGCAACCACCTACTGCAGCATTGCACCTCCTTGAGCAATCACCTGCAGCATTTCGTGTTTGTGGTGGGTAATTAAGGATTGGGGtttatagatatttattttttccccgTCTTAAGCAAGGGTAAAGAATGCCACGGATGTTTTATGATGTTTTCACAAGACGctggggatgggaaggaaaTTTCCACTTGCCTGTCCCAGAGAGGGCTGTTGCTGGCCACACGCCAGATGAATGTCAGGCCGGAGCTATGAGGGAATCCCAGTTCTGGCATCTCTAAATGAGCCTGTCAACTCATTTCCCCTCCCGAGAGCTTATTTCCTACAGACAAAAGGTCTTGTCAGCAGGTTATCGAAATCACTGGAACATGGAGAGCGAGTGGTGGGGTTGGCTGGTCCTTGGGGCTCCTCTTCGAACCCCCTGCATGGGCCTGTGGAAAATACCTGAGTCAATCTTGTCAGCTGGCAGAGCACAGTCACCTGGAGCCAGTTTCCAACAGGTACATCCAATCCATCCGCCAGCACACCTCCCAGCACACCCAGACGAGGGTTTCATCGGGATGGATTCTGACTCAGGCAAAAGGAATCCAGATATCATTTATTTTTGGGGGGTATTTATTATGAGATCAACGTAATGCATATCACCTGGTGCTTCTTACCAGCAGCTGTACGAGCAATGCTGGCATCACATCAGTGCACCAGGAGGCAGCTGAGCTGCCCCAGATCACTGGCAGCGTGGGCAAGCCCTGGGAGCCagcccacagctctgccccCTTCggccagggcagaggcagcaaaaCGGCCCCTTCCAGACGCTGCTGCCACGTACACGATACAGGAACGCTGCCGATGGCAATGCCATCGCGCCTGGACCACGGCCATACAGCCTGCTGCAGATGTCTCCCAGAGGAGCCACAGCTTCAGAGCACTGGAAGGTCGCAACCCAAAAGTGAAGATTAACCCCGCGTCCTTGGCTTTTAAACATTTACCATCATTGTTTGGGGAGCAGGGATGTTTGCCTGAGCCTTCTAGAGGAAATGCTCCACGTTCAGGCAACAAAGGAATTAATTATTACTGAGCACAGGACTGAAACAACAAAAGAGAAGTGTGATCTGAAGGGAACATGTTTCCCCCATCCATAGGGGATCCAGCTGAGCCGCTCCGCACGAAGCACCAGCCAGCGTATCCCATGTCTGCCACGCAGgactagcagaaaaaaaaaaattgctggagGAAACCAGCTCAGGAAATTTCAGCACTGTGAAAACACTGACTGATTTGTACTGGAAGAttaggaaaagggagaaaaatttgCAAGGCCATGGCTGATGTGGCACTAACCAAACAGTTCCCTTGGCAGTTTCTCGCCTTTCTTCCTGGAGTCCAGGAACGCTGCTGTTCTCTAACCACTGCCTTGGCGTAAGGATGGTTATGAGGGAAAATAACATTGCCCACATGTAATTCAAGCTAACCTTAAAACCAGGGAACAACCCAAACCAATAAAATAATGATGATTTTTTCAGCACCTGTCAGCTGTGGCTCCTAAAGCACTCTTGAGTGCATAAATCCTACCTGACCAACAAGTGAGGGGAAGCAATCACTTGGCTCATGCCCAAATCACGTCTGGCTCCATGCAACAGCGCACGCAGCAAAGGGGCAGAACCGAACCTGGCAGCGTGGAAGAGCAGGCGGGCAGAATACAAACCAGCCACGCTACACTGACAGGTGCCACAAGAGTGTGCGAGACAAAGGGACAAAGGGACGTAGGGTTGTTAAGCGTGGTCAGAAAGTCACACCACCAGCAAGACGACCATGGGCAAAGCAAGGAACTCCAGACTGAGGGGTCCACTGGGGCTCCAAGGGCACAGCATCATCTCAGCACACCCGGGGCTGCCTGGACTCTCCCATGCAGGCGATGCTTTACAGCAGCAATATGAATGATCTGTATTTATCGCCACGAATTGGCAGGGGTGGTGGTGGATGTCTCTTACGTTTACCCTGAACTGTGACTTCCCTGCACTTGCAGCTCTTGAGCATAATACGTTTTCTAGAACACGTAGTAAGTGATTACTACAGACCCAATTTAAGCTACATCTCAATCCAACATTACTCCTATGTCATTCTGAGAAGaggctgctccagcacctgcctTTTGTTTAGAGACGCCACaaacatgcaaagaaaacaactctGCTCTTAGCACCCTTTGCCCCTCATAGATAAGATTAAATACTTGGCACTAAGGTTTGCTCAGTAAGCTTGATGGAAACTATGCTCCTGGGAAAAGGCGTGGGGATGAGAACAGATAAATCTGTTCATATTAGCAGACACttatttttgtccttgtttGTGCTTGCACCAATTTGTTAAACAAGTGACAACAGCAACTGTGTCAATTAGTACAGGAAATGGTGGAACAAAACAAGCAACAGCTTCGAAAGATCCTTTTTAGGAACTGCAGAGAACACTTCCCATCTCCATCCACCTGGACAGAAGAGCCAGAACACCTCCGTTTTGCCCAGCACCTTCTCCAGAGGTTTCACTCTGTTCCTCCTTGCTTCATTGCGCAGATCTGCcaccttttgtttgcttttctataCGGACCATAGCACCCAAACTCAAACCACCCAAACTCAAAAAAGCACTTAAGCAGATACTTAAGGACATGCTCAAGTGCCATTAACATTTAACAATGCTTAAGCACAGGACTTGAGCATATGTGGAGTCTCTGTTGTATCAGTGCCAGTACATTTTATGGGATAGACTTCCCACTGCATGTCTATAAAAAAAGTTATCAACAAAGTATTTTGATGCTGCACAACGGTGTTGCTGCAAGGAAAGACCCCAGCATGGCCAGCATCCATGGTCAGCTCTTTTAAAGAGCAATAAAGGAGGCAAAGGCAACTCATTTGACACTGCCTTATCTTTACAGTATTTATCTTGGAGACTGACAGTCTTAATGATTACACAACTGTTACTGAATGAGAACTTGCAGAATTATTTGCAGCTCGTAGCAGTAACACAGGTTAGCTGACCTCTGCCCGTTTATAGATCCTGTATTGCGTAATAGTTTTACTTCAAATTGCTACCGTAATGCTCGAGTGCAGATGGAAATTTCCAAGGGTTCTTCATACAGACTTACCGTTGTCTGGTGGAAAACAGGGACAGATTTGGGTCAGTTCTGCATATACAGAGTAAACTGTtttttgagaagggaaaataacCAGTAGGATGA
This genomic interval carries:
- the AQP8 gene encoding aquaporin-8, with protein sequence MAAAEHGHPPAKEARVDVDIKPKSLQPHWYELYVQPCVAELLGSALFIFIGCLSVVEDAEGAGRLQPALAHGLALGLTIAILGDISGGHFNPAVSLGVWLVGGLNMTMLIPYWVSQLCGGMIGAGLAKAVAASERYVNASGGAFSSITADEQIPSVLVGEIVMTTFLVLVVCMGAINGKTKTPLAPFCIGFTVTVDILAGGGVSGACMNPARAFGPALVANYWDYHWVYWVGPMIAALLVGVLVRLLIGDRTTRLLLK